A single window of Marinobacter sp. LA51 DNA harbors:
- a CDS encoding zinc-dependent peptidase, with product MSALFVFALFAVTLISLSVFYLFFYRGWRRQRELEQPFPTSWRALLHTNVPLYRRLASEQQQRLEQHVQLFLAEKEFYGCDGFEVDDEVRVTIAGHACLLILARSFSDYDEVRSILVYPNIYRVQATESDGMVVSEDEQVRAGEASSRGQVVLAWSECEDGARHPDEPHNVVLHEFAHQLDYLDGTADGAPPLSGQQAEQWLHTMTEAYEHLRRSLRHHHQSWLDPYGATQPAEFFAVLTEAFFQQPAHLKDTQPAVYGVLCDFYRIDPMIAFYSKSD from the coding sequence ATGTCAGCCCTGTTTGTATTTGCGCTGTTTGCAGTAACACTCATTTCACTGTCCGTCTTTTACCTGTTCTTCTACCGCGGCTGGCGCCGGCAGCGGGAGCTGGAGCAGCCCTTCCCTACTTCCTGGCGCGCCCTGCTGCACACCAACGTTCCGCTTTACCGGCGACTGGCGTCAGAACAGCAACAGCGCCTCGAGCAACATGTTCAACTGTTTCTGGCTGAAAAGGAATTTTACGGCTGCGACGGATTTGAGGTAGACGACGAGGTTCGAGTAACCATCGCCGGACATGCCTGCCTGCTGATCCTTGCCCGTTCATTCAGTGACTACGATGAAGTACGCAGCATTCTGGTCTACCCGAACATCTACCGGGTGCAGGCTACGGAAAGCGACGGGATGGTGGTGAGTGAAGACGAACAGGTCCGGGCCGGCGAAGCATCCTCCCGGGGCCAGGTGGTACTGGCGTGGTCAGAGTGCGAGGACGGTGCCCGGCACCCAGACGAGCCCCACAACGTTGTTCTGCATGAATTTGCCCATCAGCTCGACTACCTCGACGGCACCGCCGACGGCGCCCCGCCACTCAGTGGGCAGCAAGCCGAGCAGTGGCTCCACACCATGACCGAAGCCTACGAGCACCTGCGCCGCTCCCTCCGGCATCACCATCAAAGCTGGCTCGACCCTTACGGCGCCACCCAGCCAGCTGAATTCTTTGCAGTGCTCACTGAGGCCTTCTTCCAGCAACCCGCGCACCTCAAGGACACTCAGCCGGCAGTGTATGGCGTGCTCTGCGATTTCTACCGGATCGACCCGATGATTGCGTTTTACTCGAAATCCGATTAA
- a CDS encoding SDR family oxidoreductase, translated as MSEKRTVVITGANRGIGLELTRYYAGEGCDVIGVCREASAELTAAAARVIEGIDVTKDAGVDKLMDALAGERIDLLINNAGLLQDEKLGSIDFDSIRIQMEINAYAPLRVTEALVSQIPSGGKIANITSRMGSIADNDSGGRYGYRASKAALNAFGKSLAMDLKPRGIAVAQLHPGYVQTRMVNFGGLITPEESAKGLAARIEGLNLENTGSFWHSNGEALPW; from the coding sequence ATGTCTGAGAAACGGACCGTTGTAATCACCGGCGCCAACCGCGGCATTGGCCTTGAGCTGACCCGGTACTATGCCGGTGAAGGTTGTGACGTGATCGGTGTGTGCCGCGAGGCGTCGGCCGAGCTGACCGCGGCAGCTGCAAGAGTGATTGAGGGCATTGATGTGACCAAGGATGCCGGGGTCGACAAGCTCATGGATGCCCTGGCAGGCGAGCGCATTGACCTGCTAATCAACAACGCCGGCCTGTTGCAGGATGAAAAGCTCGGTAGCATCGATTTCGACTCAATTCGCATCCAGATGGAAATCAACGCCTACGCACCGCTGCGAGTCACCGAGGCCCTGGTGTCGCAGATTCCGTCCGGCGGCAAGATCGCCAACATCACCAGTCGCATGGGCTCAATCGCCGATAATGATTCTGGCGGCCGTTACGGTTACCGCGCCTCAAAGGCAGCACTAAACGCCTTTGGCAAATCCCTGGCCATGGACCTGAAGCCTCGGGGCATTGCTGTTGCCCAGCTGCACCCGGGCTATGTCCAGACACGGATGGTGAATTTTGGTGGCCTGATTACGCCCGAGGAGTCGGCCAAGGGGCTGGCGGCGCGTATCGAAGGCCTGAACCTGGAGAATACGGGATCGTTCTGGCACAGCAACGGCGAAGCACTGCCATGGTAA
- a CDS encoding spermidine synthase yields MARFELLGTATIPGKGTQLRLLQRNDEFSIKIAGSTGELMNSRLHGSEDALATLPCERIADHPAPRVLIGGLGMGYTLAAALQSLGETAEVTVAELVPEVKDWNLGPLGGAAGYPLKDPRARVHIGDVVQLIKESPASYDAILLDIDNGPEGLTRKENDWLYTTAGIAAAQAALRPDGVLAYWSAGQDPAFTERLKRAGLSVEPITVRAHRPGKGAKHVIWLAW; encoded by the coding sequence ATGGCCCGTTTCGAGCTGCTAGGCACAGCAACCATTCCCGGCAAGGGAACCCAGCTGCGTTTGTTGCAGCGTAACGATGAGTTTTCCATCAAGATTGCGGGCAGTACCGGCGAGTTGATGAACAGCCGTTTACACGGCTCCGAAGATGCGCTGGCAACGCTACCGTGCGAACGCATTGCTGACCACCCGGCACCGCGAGTGCTGATAGGCGGGCTGGGCATGGGGTATACCCTGGCGGCGGCGCTGCAATCCCTGGGTGAGACCGCCGAGGTGACCGTCGCTGAGCTGGTGCCCGAGGTGAAAGATTGGAACCTGGGGCCTCTTGGTGGGGCGGCGGGTTACCCGCTGAAAGACCCCAGGGCTCGGGTTCATATTGGCGATGTGGTGCAGTTGATCAAGGAGTCGCCGGCCAGCTACGATGCCATTCTGCTGGATATTGATAACGGCCCCGAAGGTCTCACCCGCAAGGAAAACGACTGGCTCTACACCACGGCAGGTATTGCCGCAGCCCAGGCTGCACTGCGGCCGGATGGCGTTCTGGCGTATTGGTCAGCGGGGCAGGATCCGGCGTTCACGGAGCGTCTAAAGCGGGCAGGGTTGTCGGTTGAGCCGATTACGGTGCGGGCGCATCGCCCCGGAAAAGGGGCGAAGCACGTTATCTGGCTGGCTTGGTAA